The Mya arenaria isolate MELC-2E11 chromosome 15, ASM2691426v1 genomic sequence GTGCTGGAATACACGAAATGAGTCTACTGTTTGATGAAACGAGCACTGTTCTACATGTCAAAGACGATAATGGAAGAAGTAAAGGAGAAATTACGGCTTCGCCACAAATAACTATCGCCAATGTAGGTGAGTGGATATCGTTCGCTGTAAGTTATGACGCCAGCAAACAAGAAATAAGGTTGTTTACAAACATAGACAGTCATCTGGGAACCGTTAAGCTTTCAGGAGGTGTTTGTTTGGGTCAGCCAGGAATCATTCGGCTTGGACGTCCACAGGAAGGCAGTAACGGACCATATTTTAGCGGGGATATGATCTGTTGTGCTTTGTATAACAACAGGTTTGCAGAGGGGGACTTTTCTCAGTATATTAGTGAATGTCAAAACAACAGTTGGCCAAATCCATATCCGTCAAACACAGCTTCAAATGACTGTGTCTCATACAACGGGTACTTTAACGCAGATCAGAAAAACGTTGCCGTAGCTACTTCTATAGCCACACTAGTCACGCGGATAACAAAGTCTCGTGTGCAGTGCGCAGATGCGTGCGAATCGCATGCAGATTGTGTTTCGTTTACCTTCACCGTTTCTGACCGAATGTGCCGCTTATATGAGGCAGTTCATGGAAGTTTGGTAGCTAGCGATGGTACTAACTATTACATCCGGCGAGACCAATGTTGTTGAAAGCGTTTGTGTCTGAGTTAACACTGGATACAGTTTCCAAGTTCAGAAAGCGGCCGGTAGTGTTTTCACTAGCGGAATCAGGGAAATGTATTGGGGACTGAAGAAGATCGTATCGATACCGAGGAAAATAACCATACTTGTGAAATATTCATCGAAGGAAGAACTATTAAGCCTTTGATGCCAAAAAGGGGTAAAATTACAACAAACAAAGCTGAATACTAGTATTTTACTGTATCTTTACTAAAAAGTTCTCATATTAAGCCTTTGATGCCAAAAAGGGGTAAAATTACAACAAACAAAGCTGAATACTAGTATTTTACTGTATCTTTACTAAAAAGTTCTCATATTAAGCCTTTGATGCCAAAAAGGGGTAAAATTACAACAAACAAAGCTGTATATTAGTATTTAACTGTATCTTTACTAAAAAAAGTTCTCTGATAACATTGAtactaataaaacatataataggTGCAGTGAAACACATGatttgtctgttgttgttttttaataatatggCCCCCAGCTTATGCGGTAAGAAGAagcatgaaaatataaaacggtgaaacagtcatctaagaaaatgTCTCCACGcctcaattaaaaaaatggatggaaatctagcaattaatttatatcgGCATGCTATGGCCGTAAACAAATGTGTAGAGTATATGTAAATGAACGGTATTTGGAATCtgaattaaacaagagctgtcgcatgacagcgcgctcgactaaacgccgttttgttttagaaatgaatacaatgatgtaatatgtgcctgtcaacagcaataaaaagtcaaattaagaagtaaacaaaaaacgCCGCATTGCGagaaaaccaggttttcaatgattgacagaagaacttcagcctttgttgtgagattcagtttcaactttttttttctacattcactaacagtggccttgaccttgaccctaggccccaaacgcaatcccatggaAGTTCACCATAAGCTATTCCTACACAACAAGTGTGGTCACAAAATGTCAAGTCTAATTTAAGTTATTCAGAACCAAACGCTTATCTATTtgaagtaacagtgaccttgaccctagggtcCCAAGCGCAATCCCATTAACtattcctatataccaagtttggtcactatatgtcactCTATTTCAAACTAACTAAAATTAGCCATTCTAATGACGTCATTCTAATAGCCAGATGGTGAAACtaataaaaatgtgcctttcaaaatcgataaaaaatgtaaataaatgtcaatcaatgggcattatttgtatttagggttaataCAGAGTTTTGTAACCtaattgtaagatggtcgtcaataattgactgaggtattaagtcaattgaatgaaggaaaTAGAAGTTATAAATAAAGAATTCCAATGCATGCTACCCCTTGCTTTATTCCTAAATCAATCaggggcaataatttgtatttagaataatgtggatttatgtaattttctccctaaaactttaactggacGCCGGGCGAGAAGTAAAGCCTCCGTATTCCTTAAATAGTGGAGCTAACCCTTAACCATTTGTTAAGTCTATCCAGGGTCATGCAACCTAATTGTGTGTCTGCACTAAACTGTGTCGACCAAGGGACATAAATTGTATTTAGGATAagatggagttatgtaacctagtTTTATGATGGCTGTCAACAATTGTGTCAAGTATGCAAATCAactgaatgaagggtatagaagttagtAATGAAAATCCCATCTTGCTATGAAACTTAAACtggacacaatgtgccctacaactttaaccaaagttcttaagtcaatcaggggctatcatttgtataaaggatGATATGGAGTCATGTAACCTTATTAAGTGTTTGTCCAAAACAACTGTGTGCAATATGAAGAGAATGAAATAAAGGGTATTGGagctttaagtaaaaaaaatgccaacaaATATGCAGATGCTTCGGCAAAAGTTGAATAATAggcaataacaacattttagtgttttattatttattttgtttgcatgaGTATGACTCAGTTATAACGCATCATTACAACAACTTACATGATAATGGtaacattaatcctgcatatgCAAGATAGGTTCtctatacaaataaatacatgcacTAGATATAAGATACTTACAAAGTCAAAACACAGTCAGCAGCCAAATGTACAAATTCAATACAACATCAAGTATACTATGGCAAATATCAATGATTGGCAGTGGACATCAGTGACAGCTTTAGTAATGATTGGGAATCAGCTGCTCGCCATGGCTTAAAGTACATGGGAGACAACTCACAGGAGTTCAGTGATCCAGCAGTACCAAGTGATATATATTTACCATTATAAATGTTTCAGAtatcatatcatttttatgcaaattttcacacttgaaaaaatatttaagcaaCATCCTATCATTTACTAGTATGACATTTAtaagaaatgaatatttataagtAATGATATAAGTATTATGATTGTAAACTTCCATATTGAGTGAATTAAGTAAGGCCAATCAATTTCAAGgaattgtttgaattttgttaCATAACACACTATTAGGTtttaaattttcagaaaatattaagTGTTATGTTATAGAAAAATCAATACAACATTAATTTCGTagctattattttaaaataactatttaGGGTAAGAAAGCGAACAATACATTGAGTTGTTCCTAAGACAGCTCAGCTTGATCCTACACAGCTATTCAAATTTagatgaatataattattaaaagtatttatatatattgcactTTTAGTCATagcatacaaaatatcaattcatgAAGATTAACATATGAGCATAAAAGATTAATCACTTATACACTGTAGGCCCCTTTAAACCAGCGAAAGGTTTCACAATGTTACCACGAACACACCAGAACCAGTGTGGgtacatgtattcatatgtacatttataagGTAACAATTGTTATAGTGTGTGATACTCGTTACCACACAGAAATCATGTATTTGCCTGATCTTGCCTCTACATAACAAGACCTGTATGTAGCTCCGTTCAATATTATCACAGATCTTTTTCTGTATGTCCTTTTTTGTTCTTTGCTTCAAATGTGCAATTTGTTCGATAAAACCAAATTCGCATATAACTTCTGAACCTATGCTTATATAAGCATATCTTACAACTATTGCACAACAGTAGTATAATTATTCCATAGACTTACAGTCCATACACCCTAGCTTGATTCTCAaatgtacattcattgtttcatttaaactgaATCAGATCTTCATAATCAGATCTGAACAACAATAGATTTAAATCCCACTTTGAATTGGCATTGTTTACCCTAAAAGTTTTGATGTTGTGACATCTTGTTGACCAAACTAAGAGCAACCAACTGTTCCAATCTGAGCATACTGGCATCCTTGCTAAGATCCAACCTTTAAGTATCAACTTATGGATTTACCATCATTTCATTTCCAGACCCCAACACATTCTTTAGAAATTTTAGAAATAGCACTATTGGGAGTACCTAACAATAGCACTTTTCAGACTGTCCGTACCAAAAACGCTATGGGGATAAGTCACCAATAACATTATTGGGATTTTCATCAGTCAAATAGTCAAAATCACAGTTTGAGAAAGGTTCCTGAATAAACCCTCTCAATTTCTATCAtctctttgttttttttccaccAAACTTGCTCCAGAAGCTCTTCTTGTCATGTTTATCGGTGGAGTGGTGTCGCTGCCGTGGTAACGTGGAGAATCCTGATTCCTTGAAGTCTTTGTGCAGGGAAGACTGGCTGTGTAGTGGTCGTCGGGAATGCTTGTCTACAAGGTAGGAGTTTAGGGatacagtttaaatattatctaCAAATGCTTTTCTACTTCATGAAATACATTGACATTAATCCTCGCATGGGGGGAGAATCCCACAGAATTTTCATCTATGCCCCGGGTCTCcctcatttttttcatcaatatatacCATCTAGATTAATGATTAAAATCCCCTGCCAGAAATATGCCATATACTAgatattgatgtattttttaGAGGCACAAAGAATCCCCTGAGCCAATGTCAAGATCCCCTGGTCTCCAGAAATTTaacatctacatgtatgtaattcAACTTATATATTCCCTGTgtatgggctggaggccttaGAACACAAttaatcttgaatcttgaatctgTATGTTCTTGAGAGacaggaaaaaaaacacacagatgCACAAGCATATATCCAATCCCCATTGTTTTAACTAAATGACAATCTGAAAGCAAGCTAGCTGTACAGACATTAAACATTGTCAAGTTGCTGTGACCAAATTTGATTGATTCAAATATATCATCATGTAAATATGTCTGTTGATAcaataaacacttaagtgtcATGATGCTATTAAGTTAGTTAAATCTCATTATATACCTTTTATATGAGACTGAGATCGCACTTTGTTCAACACAGTCTGTTTCCAGTGGTCAGGTACACAGAAATCTGAAAATTCAAGATATGACACTATATTTTTCTATTGAAGCAGGAAATCTACTAACACttgattttgtatataaaatatcaaacaacatGTAACGTAAAGAACAAGTTCAGACCTTTATCAAAACGTAACATGTTTTCTTCTCTCCTGAAATGAGGCGTTTGTAATTGTGGACATTAACACCAAGTTTCATGCCAAAACTAATTTGGCCTGTAAAGTCTGCCCAATGTGTTATAAAGAACCACGTACCATTTTCCTGGTCCTCTTGTACGCGTTGTTTCTGGTCCTGTATGGCTTTGAGCCAGCGCTCCTTGCCCGCAGGTGACTTGGCAGACACAAGGTACCATTTGTCCTTCTCTGTCTCATGGAACTTCCACGCATTCTTTACCACTGTGCTGTACTGGGGGTCTGAAAAAGTAACAGATATTGTATTTTGACAGGAGTACATTAATTGATGAAGAGAAAAGTAATTAAACTCCAGTTAAGTTTTGATAACTTCCTTCAGATAACAGTTTAAAAAGCCACAATAGGTATTTTTCCTTTGGAGAAACATTTCTGTCAGTATTTGCCattttcactatcgattgtataatttcaatacatggtttacaatataaatgtaatttagACTAACTGAAATAACTAATCTGCTATTTTGTTATAAGCAATAGTTGTGGAAACCATATTTAGGCAGACATTTTAGCTCTCATGATGATTTCAAACATGCAGTAGAACACTTTACACTAaaaaatttcccaattttacAGTTGAACACCCCTATTCCAAACActgtttatccgaaattatccCTATTTcgaatttatttttcagtccCGATTTg encodes the following:
- the LOC128218745 gene encoding uncharacterized protein LOC128218745 — encoded protein: MDIRSGTIMKLLLVLLSGCLHGLLAYSKPISIWPLYSVNPTYDLRTQTSAGKAGCSLSTGDPFSPTLDYSSVRFQSSPLSVVDLPVPGLETEIEDFSVVVTIKASSATSGTIFHFVATDNTGAGIHEMSLLFDETSTVLHVKDDNGRSKGEITASPQITIANVGEWISFAVSYDASKQEIRLFTNIDSHLGTVKLSGGVCLGQPGIIRLGRPQEGSNGPYFSGDMICCALYNNRFAEGDFSQYISECQNNSWPNPYPSNTASNDCVSYNGYFNADQKNVAVATSIATLVTRITKSRVQCADACESHADCVSFTFTVSDRMCRLYEAVHGSLVASDGTNYYIRRDQCC